From the Zonotrichia albicollis isolate bZonAlb1 chromosome Z, bZonAlb1.hap1, whole genome shotgun sequence genome, one window contains:
- the LOC141727113 gene encoding uncharacterized protein LOC141727113, which translates to MVFELTTLALNPCLLLTVLMTCGFLLPPAEPWVIPQPKINVWRALAQSLGQDSICLDTGAAEDPMSSCLVGIPFSPGEFPPAFQSALSPVLAQSLTFLPGFEPSNAWRSGVARLSPAPSEPTELHLLGSANSSICFQFEYSYAPIYEGSEVVRQTKKQYQASQWCRAVLKIMGPTSTKRTPYALPRGVFLICGDRAWAGIPSGLIGGPCTFGRLTLFTPNITQIINWKRNNITSELARSKRDLKDLTEDCDGKVTHWSHSKSVAFTILLPWLSVAKSLGELGRLECWVVKQANYTSAALYDLLKDEEITRKATLQNRAAIDFLLLLHHHHCEEFEGLYCLNLSSRAEDARHSIKKLQDLVHQVRQETSDWLGDIFKGWGLSGWASSVLKSVCKVVLSLIVFCILIVLIRSLIKGLIAKATSTTVNHAALPLEEHFELEDLSSEAGGDSDEEESTELPQERKWASELQLEESEDWQDKPQTPSF; encoded by the coding sequence ATGGTCTTCGAATTGACTACGCTGGCTCTCAATCCTTGTTTGTTGTTGACCGTACTGATGACCTGCGGATTCCTTCTGCCACCTGCGGAGCCGTGGGTCATCCCCCAGCCAAAAATCAACGTCTGGCGTGCCTTGGCCCAATCATTAGGACAGGACAGTATATGCCTCGACACCGGCGCAGCAGAGGACCCGATGTCGTCTTGCCTTGTGGGGATCCCTTTCTCCCCAGGCGAGTTCCCCCCTGCCTTCCAGTCTGCCCTTTCCCCCGTTTTGGCCCAGAGCCTAACTTTCCTCCCCGGTTTTGAACCCAGTAATGCCTGGAGAAGTGGAGTAGCTAGGCTCAGTCCTGCGCCCTCCGAGCCCACAGAACTGCATCTACTCGGTTCCGCCAACTCctcaatttgttttcagtttgaatATAGTTATGCCCCCATATATGAGGGCAGTGAGGTGGTCCGgcaaacaaagaaacaatatCAAGCGAGCCAGTGGTGCCGCGCTGTTCTAAAAATCATGGGCCCCACCTCTACCAAGCGGACCCCTTACGCCCTTCCCAGGGGGGTGTTCTTGATTTGTGGCGATCGAGCGTGGGCAGGCATCCCCTCTGGTCTGATCGGAGGGCCGTGCACATTTGGCCGGCTGACGCTGTTTACCCCCAACATCACCCAAATTATCAAttggaaaaggaataacatcACATCCGAATTGGCCAGATCtaaaagagatcttaaagatctcacTGAGGATTGTGATGGTAAAGTTACCCATTGGTCTCATTCTAAATCCGTCGCCTTTACCATTTTATTGCCATGGTTATCGGTGGCGAAATCTCTGGGTGAATTGGGCCGCCTGGAGTGTTGGGTGGTTAAACAAGCCAATTATACTTCAGCCGCGTTATACGACCTCCTTAAGGACGAGGAAATTACAAGGAAGGCAACgctccaaaacagagcagcaatagattttctactactgctccatcaccatcactgtgaggagtttgagggcCTCTACTGTCTGAACCTGTCCTCTCGGGCCGAGGACGCCAGACACTCCATCAAAAAACTCCAAGACCTCGTCCATCAGGTCAGGCAAGAGACATCAGACTGGCTGGGGGACATATTCAAGGGTTGGGGCCTTAGCGGGTGGGCCAGTTCGGTGTTAAAATCTGTTTGTAAAGTGGTTTTGAGCTTgattgtattttgcattttgatcgTACTGATCCGTAGTTTGATCAAAGGACTAATAGCTAAAGCCACTTCAACGACTGTCAATCATGCCGCACTTCCTCTGGAGGAACATTTTGAGCTGGAGGACCTCTCCTCAGAAGCCGGAGGAGATTCAGATGAAGAGGAATCCACAGAGCTGCCTCAAGAACGTAAGTGGGCTAGCGAACTCCAGCTCGAAGAAAGCGAAGATTGGCAggacaagccgcagacaccttccttttga